One Falco naumanni isolate bFalNau1 chromosome 13, bFalNau1.pat, whole genome shotgun sequence DNA segment encodes these proteins:
- the LRCH3 gene encoding DISP complex protein LRCH3 isoform X15, which yields MAAAVLAAPEGGSAVMPAGNAAACSPPPGPSGPGSWSRSLDRALEEAAASGTLSLSGRKLRDYPRASAANHDLSDTTQADLSRNRLSELPAEACHFVSLESLNLYQNCIRYIPEAVLNLQSLTFLNISRNQLSTLPVHLCSLPLKVLIASNNKLVSIPEEIGQLRQLTELDVSCNEIQTIPPQIGNLESLRDLNVRRNNLVRLPEELAELPLIRLDFSCNKITTIPVCYRNLRHLQTIMLENNPLQSPPAQICIKGKIHIFKYLNIEACKIAPDLPDYDRRPMGFGSCHEELYSSRPYGALDSGFNSVDSGDKRWSGNEPTDEFSDLPLRVAEITKEQRLRRESQYQENRGNTVVTNGGVEHDLDQIDYIDSCATEEEEEEVRQPKCMDSDSLSLQFMAYIDQRRISNEGSPVKPASLREFQRTEDTRRYLHQNRPPADSPYFLSLSSHHSQVPNTDPELHRRHIERTRREAQLAALQYEEERMRTKQIQREAVLDFVKQKASLSPQKHSPLDSECPFPSRRSQHTDDSALLVSPSGLNQESCATALPNASTFSSVKSDDRSTISPGSPTTQTVHLSPPYPGHAAPPSYRNPSQRPESFLFRAAVRDEANKVITSSSARALSPANDSADPRVRQNSKQREEELELIEQLRKNIESRLKVSLPSDLGAALTDGVVLCHLANHVRPRSVPSIHVPSPAVPKLTMAKCRRNVENFLEACRRIGVPQDNLCSPSDILQLNLSVKRTVETLLSLGTDSEESSLVSLSIQLWGFVVFYCTLMLTLCMFYRWVFFL from the exons ATTTGTCACGGAACAGACTGTCAGAGCTTCCAGCAGAAGCATGTCACTTCGTCTCCCTCGAGAGTCTTAATTTGTACCAGAACTGCATTCGGTATATCCCAGAGGCTGTTTTGAACTTGCAgtctttaacatttttaaatatcag TCGAAATCAACTTTCAACATTGCCAGTACACCTCTGTAGTCTACCACTAAAAGTCTTGATAGCAAGTAATAATAAGTTGGTTTCAATACCTGAAGAAATTGGACAGCTCAGACAGCTGACAGAGCTT GATGTGAGTTGTAATGAAATACAGACAATACCTCCACAGATTGGCAATCTGGAATCCTTGCGGGACCTAAAtgtcagaagaaataatttggtGCGTTTACCTGAAG AGCTTGCTGAGTTGCCTTTGATTCGCTTAGATTTCTCCTGcaataaaataacaacaatacCAGTTTGCTACAGGAACCTCAGACATCTGCAGACCATCATGTTAGAGAACAACCCTCTCCAGTCACCCCCTGCACAG atatgtataaaaggaaaaattcacatATTTAAATACCTGAACATAGAGGCATGCAAGATAGCTCCGGACTTGCCTGATTATGATAGGAGACCTATGGGATTTGGATCTTG CCATGAGGAACTCTATTCCAGTCGTCCGTATGGAGCACTTGATTCTGGCTTCAATAGTGTGGACAGCGGAGACAAAAGATGGTCAGGGAATGAA ccaACAGATGAGTTCTCAGATCTCCCTTTACGTGTGGCCGAGATCACTAAAGAACAGAGACTGCGAAGAGAAAGTCAGTATCAAGAAAATCGAGGGAACACAGTCGTAACTAATGGTGGAG TGGAACATGATCTCGATCAGATCGACTATATTGATAGCTGTGccacagaagaggaggaggaggaggtgaggcAACCCAAGTGCATGGACTCAGACAGCCTCAGCTTACAATTCATGGCATATATTGACCAGCGGCGAATCTCTAATGAG GGCTCACCGGTAAAGCCTGCATCCCTCAGAGAATTTCAGAGAACAGAGGATACAAGACGATATTTACATCAGAACAG ACCCCCAGCTGATTcaccttattttctctctctatCAAGTCACCACAGTCAG gtgCCTAATACAGATCCCGAGCTCCACCGCAGGCACATAGAGCGTACCCGTCGGGAGGCCCAGCTAGCAGCACTTCAGTATGAGGAGGAGAGaatgagaacaaaacaaattcagagAGAAGCTGTCCTTGACTTTGTTAAG cAAAAAGCATCCTTGAGTCCTCAGAAACACAGTCCTCTGGATAGTGAG TGTCCCTTTCCATCCCGAAGGTCTCAGCATACTGATGATAGTGCCTTGTTAGTG TCACCCTCAGGGTTGAATCAAGAAAGCTGTGCTACTGCCCTGCCTAATGCCTCTACCTTCAGTTCCGTCAAG AGTGATGACAGATCTACCATCTCCCCCGGCTCACCTACCACTCAGACAG TCCACCTTTCCCCTCCATATCCTGGCCATGCAGCCCCGCCTTCTTATAGAAACCCTTCCCAGCGACCTGAGAGTTTCCTTTTCCGAGCAGCTGTCAGGGATGAAGCAAACAAAG TCATTACTTCATCTTCTGCCCGTGCCTTGTCTCCTGCTAACGATTCTGCAGACCCTAGAGTACGACAAAACTCCAAACAGCGAGAGGAAGAGCTGGAGCTAATAGAGCAGCTACGTAAG AATATAGAATCACGGTTGAAAGTGTCATTGCCCAGTGATCTTGGAGCAGCTCTCACTGATGGTGTTGTTCTGTGCCATTTAGCTAATCACGTGCGCCCCCGATCTGTTCCCAGCATTCATGTCCCCTCACCTGCTGTT CCTAAACTTACAATGGCAAAATGCAGACGAAATGTGGAGAATTTCTTGGAAGCTTGCAGAAGGATTGGAGTGCCTCAG GACAATCTTTGTTCCCCTTCTGACATTCTTCAGCTAAACCTCAGCGTTAAAAGAACAGTTGAGACTCTTCTTTCCCTGGGGACAGATTCAGAAGAATCCAGTCTTGTCTCCCTTTccattcagctctggggctttGTGGTGTTTTACTGTACTCTGATGCTAACACTCTGTATGTTCTATCGCTGGGTCTTTTTTCTCTAG
- the LRCH3 gene encoding DISP complex protein LRCH3 isoform X5 — translation MAAAVLAAPEGGSAVMPAGNAAACSPPPGPSGPGSWSRSLDRALEEAAASGTLSLSGRKLRDYPRASAANHDLSDTTQADLSRNRLSELPAEACHFVSLESLNLYQNCIRYIPEAVLNLQSLTFLNISRNQLSTLPVHLCSLPLKVLIASNNKLVSIPEEIGQLRQLTELDVSCNEIQTIPPQIGNLESLRDLNVRRNNLVRLPEELAELPLIRLDFSCNKITTIPVCYRNLRHLQTIMLENNPLQSPPAQICIKGKIHIFKYLNIEACKIAPDLPDYDRRPMGFGSCHEELYSSRPYGALDSGFNSVDSGDKRWSGNEPTDEFSDLPLRVAEITKEQRLRRESQYQENRGNTVVTNGGVEHDLDQIDYIDSCATEEEEEEVRQPKCMDSDSLSLQFMAYIDQRRISNEGSPVKPASLREFQRTEDTRRYLHQNRDTDELRRPETLNLVQDREHHQVLRSCMDRTERPPADSPYFLSLSSHHSQVPNTDPELHRRHIERTRREAQLAALQYEEERMRTKQIQREAVLDFVKQKASLSPQKHSPLDSECPFPSRRSQHTDDSALLVSDDRSTISPGSPTTQTVHLSPPYPGHAAPPSYRNPSQRPESFLFRAAVRDEANKVITSSSARALSPANDSADPRVRQNSKQREEELELIEQLRKNIESRLKVSLPSDLGAALTDGVVLCHLANHVRPRSVPSIHVPSPAVPKLTMAKCRRNVENFLEACRRIGVPQDNLCSPSDILQLNLSVKRTVETLLSLGTDSEESSLVSLSIQLWGFVVFYCTLMLTLCMFYRWVFFL, via the exons ATTTGTCACGGAACAGACTGTCAGAGCTTCCAGCAGAAGCATGTCACTTCGTCTCCCTCGAGAGTCTTAATTTGTACCAGAACTGCATTCGGTATATCCCAGAGGCTGTTTTGAACTTGCAgtctttaacatttttaaatatcag TCGAAATCAACTTTCAACATTGCCAGTACACCTCTGTAGTCTACCACTAAAAGTCTTGATAGCAAGTAATAATAAGTTGGTTTCAATACCTGAAGAAATTGGACAGCTCAGACAGCTGACAGAGCTT GATGTGAGTTGTAATGAAATACAGACAATACCTCCACAGATTGGCAATCTGGAATCCTTGCGGGACCTAAAtgtcagaagaaataatttggtGCGTTTACCTGAAG AGCTTGCTGAGTTGCCTTTGATTCGCTTAGATTTCTCCTGcaataaaataacaacaatacCAGTTTGCTACAGGAACCTCAGACATCTGCAGACCATCATGTTAGAGAACAACCCTCTCCAGTCACCCCCTGCACAG atatgtataaaaggaaaaattcacatATTTAAATACCTGAACATAGAGGCATGCAAGATAGCTCCGGACTTGCCTGATTATGATAGGAGACCTATGGGATTTGGATCTTG CCATGAGGAACTCTATTCCAGTCGTCCGTATGGAGCACTTGATTCTGGCTTCAATAGTGTGGACAGCGGAGACAAAAGATGGTCAGGGAATGAA ccaACAGATGAGTTCTCAGATCTCCCTTTACGTGTGGCCGAGATCACTAAAGAACAGAGACTGCGAAGAGAAAGTCAGTATCAAGAAAATCGAGGGAACACAGTCGTAACTAATGGTGGAG TGGAACATGATCTCGATCAGATCGACTATATTGATAGCTGTGccacagaagaggaggaggaggaggtgaggcAACCCAAGTGCATGGACTCAGACAGCCTCAGCTTACAATTCATGGCATATATTGACCAGCGGCGAATCTCTAATGAG GGCTCACCGGTAAAGCCTGCATCCCTCAGAGAATTTCAGAGAACAGAGGATACAAGACGATATTTACATCAGAACAG GGATACTGATGAATTACGAAGACCTGAAACTCTAAATTTGGTGCAGGACAGAGAGCATCACCAAGTACTAAGGAGTTGTATGGACAGGACAGAGAG ACCCCCAGCTGATTcaccttattttctctctctatCAAGTCACCACAGTCAG gtgCCTAATACAGATCCCGAGCTCCACCGCAGGCACATAGAGCGTACCCGTCGGGAGGCCCAGCTAGCAGCACTTCAGTATGAGGAGGAGAGaatgagaacaaaacaaattcagagAGAAGCTGTCCTTGACTTTGTTAAG cAAAAAGCATCCTTGAGTCCTCAGAAACACAGTCCTCTGGATAGTGAG TGTCCCTTTCCATCCCGAAGGTCTCAGCATACTGATGATAGTGCCTTGTTAGTG AGTGATGACAGATCTACCATCTCCCCCGGCTCACCTACCACTCAGACAG TCCACCTTTCCCCTCCATATCCTGGCCATGCAGCCCCGCCTTCTTATAGAAACCCTTCCCAGCGACCTGAGAGTTTCCTTTTCCGAGCAGCTGTCAGGGATGAAGCAAACAAAG TCATTACTTCATCTTCTGCCCGTGCCTTGTCTCCTGCTAACGATTCTGCAGACCCTAGAGTACGACAAAACTCCAAACAGCGAGAGGAAGAGCTGGAGCTAATAGAGCAGCTACGTAAG AATATAGAATCACGGTTGAAAGTGTCATTGCCCAGTGATCTTGGAGCAGCTCTCACTGATGGTGTTGTTCTGTGCCATTTAGCTAATCACGTGCGCCCCCGATCTGTTCCCAGCATTCATGTCCCCTCACCTGCTGTT CCTAAACTTACAATGGCAAAATGCAGACGAAATGTGGAGAATTTCTTGGAAGCTTGCAGAAGGATTGGAGTGCCTCAG GACAATCTTTGTTCCCCTTCTGACATTCTTCAGCTAAACCTCAGCGTTAAAAGAACAGTTGAGACTCTTCTTTCCCTGGGGACAGATTCAGAAGAATCCAGTCTTGTCTCCCTTTccattcagctctggggctttGTGGTGTTTTACTGTACTCTGATGCTAACACTCTGTATGTTCTATCGCTGGGTCTTTTTTCTCTAG
- the LRCH3 gene encoding DISP complex protein LRCH3 isoform X6: MAAAVLAAPEGGSAVMPAGNAAACSPPPGPSGPGSWSRSLDRALEEAAASGTLSLSGRKLRDYPRASAANHDLSDTTQADLSRNRLSELPAEACHFVSLESLNLYQNCIRYIPEAVLNLQSLTFLNISRNQLSTLPVHLCSLPLKVLIASNNKLVSIPEEIGQLRQLTELDVSCNEIQTIPPQIGNLESLRDLNVRRNNLVRLPEELAELPLIRLDFSCNKITTIPVCYRNLRHLQTIMLENNPLQSPPAQICIKGKIHIFKYLNIEACKIAPDLPDYDRRPMGFGSCHEELYSSRPYGALDSGFNSVDSGDKRWSGNEPTDEFSDLPLRVAEITKEQRLRRESQYQENRGNTVVTNGGVEHDLDQIDYIDSCATEEEEEEVRQPKCMDSDSLSLQFMAYIDQRRISNEGSPVKPASLREFQRTEDTRRYLHQNRDTDELRRPETLNLVQDREHHQVLRSCMDRTERPPADSPYFLSLSSHHSQVPNTDPELHRRHIERTRREAQLAALQYEEERMRTKQIQREAVLDFVKQKASLSPQKHSPLDSENGFEPLFVFEIDNNTNTIKRRPGTRKQSPSGLNQESCATALPNASTFSSVKSDDRSTISPGSPTTQTVITSSSARALSPANDSADPRVRQNSKQREEELELIEQLRKNIESRLKVSLPSDLGAALTDGVVLCHLANHVRPRSVPSIHVPSPAVPKLTMAKCRRNVENFLEACRRIGVPQDNLCSPSDILQLNLSVKRTVETLLSLGTDSEESSLVSLSIQLWGFVVFYCTLMLTLCMFYRWVFFL, translated from the exons ATTTGTCACGGAACAGACTGTCAGAGCTTCCAGCAGAAGCATGTCACTTCGTCTCCCTCGAGAGTCTTAATTTGTACCAGAACTGCATTCGGTATATCCCAGAGGCTGTTTTGAACTTGCAgtctttaacatttttaaatatcag TCGAAATCAACTTTCAACATTGCCAGTACACCTCTGTAGTCTACCACTAAAAGTCTTGATAGCAAGTAATAATAAGTTGGTTTCAATACCTGAAGAAATTGGACAGCTCAGACAGCTGACAGAGCTT GATGTGAGTTGTAATGAAATACAGACAATACCTCCACAGATTGGCAATCTGGAATCCTTGCGGGACCTAAAtgtcagaagaaataatttggtGCGTTTACCTGAAG AGCTTGCTGAGTTGCCTTTGATTCGCTTAGATTTCTCCTGcaataaaataacaacaatacCAGTTTGCTACAGGAACCTCAGACATCTGCAGACCATCATGTTAGAGAACAACCCTCTCCAGTCACCCCCTGCACAG atatgtataaaaggaaaaattcacatATTTAAATACCTGAACATAGAGGCATGCAAGATAGCTCCGGACTTGCCTGATTATGATAGGAGACCTATGGGATTTGGATCTTG CCATGAGGAACTCTATTCCAGTCGTCCGTATGGAGCACTTGATTCTGGCTTCAATAGTGTGGACAGCGGAGACAAAAGATGGTCAGGGAATGAA ccaACAGATGAGTTCTCAGATCTCCCTTTACGTGTGGCCGAGATCACTAAAGAACAGAGACTGCGAAGAGAAAGTCAGTATCAAGAAAATCGAGGGAACACAGTCGTAACTAATGGTGGAG TGGAACATGATCTCGATCAGATCGACTATATTGATAGCTGTGccacagaagaggaggaggaggaggtgaggcAACCCAAGTGCATGGACTCAGACAGCCTCAGCTTACAATTCATGGCATATATTGACCAGCGGCGAATCTCTAATGAG GGCTCACCGGTAAAGCCTGCATCCCTCAGAGAATTTCAGAGAACAGAGGATACAAGACGATATTTACATCAGAACAG GGATACTGATGAATTACGAAGACCTGAAACTCTAAATTTGGTGCAGGACAGAGAGCATCACCAAGTACTAAGGAGTTGTATGGACAGGACAGAGAG ACCCCCAGCTGATTcaccttattttctctctctatCAAGTCACCACAGTCAG gtgCCTAATACAGATCCCGAGCTCCACCGCAGGCACATAGAGCGTACCCGTCGGGAGGCCCAGCTAGCAGCACTTCAGTATGAGGAGGAGAGaatgagaacaaaacaaattcagagAGAAGCTGTCCTTGACTTTGTTAAG cAAAAAGCATCCTTGAGTCCTCAGAAACACAGTCCTCTGGATAGTGAG AATGGCTTTGAGCCTCTCTTTGTGTTTGAGATTGACAATAACACCAATACCATTAAAAGAAGGCCAGGGACTCGCAAACAG TCACCCTCAGGGTTGAATCAAGAAAGCTGTGCTACTGCCCTGCCTAATGCCTCTACCTTCAGTTCCGTCAAG AGTGATGACAGATCTACCATCTCCCCCGGCTCACCTACCACTCAGACAG TCATTACTTCATCTTCTGCCCGTGCCTTGTCTCCTGCTAACGATTCTGCAGACCCTAGAGTACGACAAAACTCCAAACAGCGAGAGGAAGAGCTGGAGCTAATAGAGCAGCTACGTAAG AATATAGAATCACGGTTGAAAGTGTCATTGCCCAGTGATCTTGGAGCAGCTCTCACTGATGGTGTTGTTCTGTGCCATTTAGCTAATCACGTGCGCCCCCGATCTGTTCCCAGCATTCATGTCCCCTCACCTGCTGTT CCTAAACTTACAATGGCAAAATGCAGACGAAATGTGGAGAATTTCTTGGAAGCTTGCAGAAGGATTGGAGTGCCTCAG GACAATCTTTGTTCCCCTTCTGACATTCTTCAGCTAAACCTCAGCGTTAAAAGAACAGTTGAGACTCTTCTTTCCCTGGGGACAGATTCAGAAGAATCCAGTCTTGTCTCCCTTTccattcagctctggggctttGTGGTGTTTTACTGTACTCTGATGCTAACACTCTGTATGTTCTATCGCTGGGTCTTTTTTCTCTAG
- the LRCH3 gene encoding DISP complex protein LRCH3 isoform X1, with protein MAAAVLAAPEGGSAVMPAGNAAACSPPPGPSGPGSWSRSLDRALEEAAASGTLSLSGRKLRDYPRASAANHDLSDTTQADLSRNRLSELPAEACHFVSLESLNLYQNCIRYIPEAVLNLQSLTFLNISRNQLSTLPVHLCSLPLKVLIASNNKLVSIPEEIGQLRQLTELDVSCNEIQTIPPQIGNLESLRDLNVRRNNLVRLPEELAELPLIRLDFSCNKITTIPVCYRNLRHLQTIMLENNPLQSPPAQICIKGKIHIFKYLNIEACKIAPDLPDYDRRPMGFGSCHEELYSSRPYGALDSGFNSVDSGDKRWSGNEPTDEFSDLPLRVAEITKEQRLRRESQYQENRGNTVVTNGGVEHDLDQIDYIDSCATEEEEEEVRQPKCMDSDSLSLQFMAYIDQRRISNEGSPVKPASLREFQRTEDTRRYLHQNRDTDELRRPETLNLVQDREHHQVLRSCMDRTERPPADSPYFLSLSSHHSQVPNTDPELHRRHIERTRREAQLAALQYEEERMRTKQIQREAVLDFVKQKASLSPQKHSPLDSENGFEPLFVFEIDNNTNTIKRRPGTRKQSPSGLNQESCATALPNASTFSSVKSDDRSTISPGSPTTQTVHLSPPYPGHAAPPSYRNPSQRPESFLFRAAVRDEANKVITSSSARALSPANDSADPRVRQNSKQREEELELIEQLRKNIESRLKVSLPSDLGAALTDGVVLCHLANHVRPRSVPSIHVPSPAVPKLTMAKCRRNVENFLEACRRIGVPQDNLCSPSDILQLNLSVKRTVETLLSLGTDSEESSLVSLSIQLWGFVVFYCTLMLTLCMFYRWVFFL; from the exons ATTTGTCACGGAACAGACTGTCAGAGCTTCCAGCAGAAGCATGTCACTTCGTCTCCCTCGAGAGTCTTAATTTGTACCAGAACTGCATTCGGTATATCCCAGAGGCTGTTTTGAACTTGCAgtctttaacatttttaaatatcag TCGAAATCAACTTTCAACATTGCCAGTACACCTCTGTAGTCTACCACTAAAAGTCTTGATAGCAAGTAATAATAAGTTGGTTTCAATACCTGAAGAAATTGGACAGCTCAGACAGCTGACAGAGCTT GATGTGAGTTGTAATGAAATACAGACAATACCTCCACAGATTGGCAATCTGGAATCCTTGCGGGACCTAAAtgtcagaagaaataatttggtGCGTTTACCTGAAG AGCTTGCTGAGTTGCCTTTGATTCGCTTAGATTTCTCCTGcaataaaataacaacaatacCAGTTTGCTACAGGAACCTCAGACATCTGCAGACCATCATGTTAGAGAACAACCCTCTCCAGTCACCCCCTGCACAG atatgtataaaaggaaaaattcacatATTTAAATACCTGAACATAGAGGCATGCAAGATAGCTCCGGACTTGCCTGATTATGATAGGAGACCTATGGGATTTGGATCTTG CCATGAGGAACTCTATTCCAGTCGTCCGTATGGAGCACTTGATTCTGGCTTCAATAGTGTGGACAGCGGAGACAAAAGATGGTCAGGGAATGAA ccaACAGATGAGTTCTCAGATCTCCCTTTACGTGTGGCCGAGATCACTAAAGAACAGAGACTGCGAAGAGAAAGTCAGTATCAAGAAAATCGAGGGAACACAGTCGTAACTAATGGTGGAG TGGAACATGATCTCGATCAGATCGACTATATTGATAGCTGTGccacagaagaggaggaggaggaggtgaggcAACCCAAGTGCATGGACTCAGACAGCCTCAGCTTACAATTCATGGCATATATTGACCAGCGGCGAATCTCTAATGAG GGCTCACCGGTAAAGCCTGCATCCCTCAGAGAATTTCAGAGAACAGAGGATACAAGACGATATTTACATCAGAACAG GGATACTGATGAATTACGAAGACCTGAAACTCTAAATTTGGTGCAGGACAGAGAGCATCACCAAGTACTAAGGAGTTGTATGGACAGGACAGAGAG ACCCCCAGCTGATTcaccttattttctctctctatCAAGTCACCACAGTCAG gtgCCTAATACAGATCCCGAGCTCCACCGCAGGCACATAGAGCGTACCCGTCGGGAGGCCCAGCTAGCAGCACTTCAGTATGAGGAGGAGAGaatgagaacaaaacaaattcagagAGAAGCTGTCCTTGACTTTGTTAAG cAAAAAGCATCCTTGAGTCCTCAGAAACACAGTCCTCTGGATAGTGAG AATGGCTTTGAGCCTCTCTTTGTGTTTGAGATTGACAATAACACCAATACCATTAAAAGAAGGCCAGGGACTCGCAAACAG TCACCCTCAGGGTTGAATCAAGAAAGCTGTGCTACTGCCCTGCCTAATGCCTCTACCTTCAGTTCCGTCAAG AGTGATGACAGATCTACCATCTCCCCCGGCTCACCTACCACTCAGACAG TCCACCTTTCCCCTCCATATCCTGGCCATGCAGCCCCGCCTTCTTATAGAAACCCTTCCCAGCGACCTGAGAGTTTCCTTTTCCGAGCAGCTGTCAGGGATGAAGCAAACAAAG TCATTACTTCATCTTCTGCCCGTGCCTTGTCTCCTGCTAACGATTCTGCAGACCCTAGAGTACGACAAAACTCCAAACAGCGAGAGGAAGAGCTGGAGCTAATAGAGCAGCTACGTAAG AATATAGAATCACGGTTGAAAGTGTCATTGCCCAGTGATCTTGGAGCAGCTCTCACTGATGGTGTTGTTCTGTGCCATTTAGCTAATCACGTGCGCCCCCGATCTGTTCCCAGCATTCATGTCCCCTCACCTGCTGTT CCTAAACTTACAATGGCAAAATGCAGACGAAATGTGGAGAATTTCTTGGAAGCTTGCAGAAGGATTGGAGTGCCTCAG GACAATCTTTGTTCCCCTTCTGACATTCTTCAGCTAAACCTCAGCGTTAAAAGAACAGTTGAGACTCTTCTTTCCCTGGGGACAGATTCAGAAGAATCCAGTCTTGTCTCCCTTTccattcagctctggggctttGTGGTGTTTTACTGTACTCTGATGCTAACACTCTGTATGTTCTATCGCTGGGTCTTTTTTCTCTAG